In one Zobellia galactanivorans genomic region, the following are encoded:
- a CDS encoding acetyl-CoA hydrolase/transferase family protein, whose translation MKIVSKEEAVSTIKSGDRVFLQGAAMTPNTLIDALCDRHEELKNVEIVSIHTEGEAKYAREPYNKSFRMNSCFVGGNVRNVVNSTQGDYIPIFLSEIHLLFRQGILPIDVAIVQVSPPDRHGYCSLGVSVDVALPAIQVAKKVIAQINPSVPRTHGDGIIHIKNIDCAIEIDSPIHAHDIVSISPVEAKIGKNVAGLIEDGATLQMGIGSIPNAVLSNLGNHKRLGIHTEMFSDGILPLIEQGVVTGEDKQIKTGKIVTCFAVGSQKLYDFVDDNPSVHFKEAAYTNDTAIIRRNPKVTAINSAIEIDLTGQICADTIGSRQYSGVGGQMDFIRGASLSKGGKPIFAMPSLTAKGVSKITPFLKQGAGVTTTRAHVHYVVTEYGVANLFGKNLKERAQALIAIAHPDFREELEKATYERFKN comes from the coding sequence ATGAAAATTGTTTCAAAGGAAGAAGCCGTATCAACGATAAAATCAGGTGACCGCGTATTTTTACAGGGGGCCGCAATGACACCCAATACGCTCATAGACGCTTTATGCGACAGACATGAAGAATTAAAAAACGTTGAAATCGTTTCGATACACACCGAAGGCGAGGCAAAATACGCTCGTGAACCCTACAACAAGAGCTTTAGAATGAATAGCTGTTTTGTGGGCGGTAATGTAAGAAACGTTGTCAACAGTACCCAAGGTGACTATATTCCAATTTTTTTGAGCGAGATCCACCTTTTGTTCAGACAGGGCATTTTACCCATTGACGTAGCCATAGTACAGGTCTCCCCGCCAGACAGACACGGGTATTGCTCTTTGGGTGTTTCTGTAGATGTAGCCCTTCCGGCCATTCAGGTCGCCAAAAAGGTCATTGCCCAAATCAACCCCTCAGTGCCTAGAACGCATGGTGATGGAATTATCCATATAAAAAATATTGACTGCGCCATTGAGATCGACAGTCCGATCCACGCCCACGATATTGTTTCCATATCTCCCGTAGAGGCGAAAATAGGTAAAAACGTGGCCGGCCTTATCGAAGACGGTGCCACCCTGCAAATGGGCATCGGCAGTATTCCCAATGCCGTATTGAGCAATCTGGGCAACCACAAACGCCTTGGCATCCATACCGAAATGTTTTCCGACGGTATACTGCCCTTGATCGAACAAGGCGTGGTCACCGGGGAAGACAAACAGATCAAGACCGGAAAAATAGTTACTTGCTTTGCCGTGGGATCCCAAAAACTATATGACTTTGTAGATGACAATCCCTCGGTACATTTTAAGGAAGCCGCCTATACCAACGATACGGCCATCATAAGACGAAACCCAAAAGTAACGGCGATAAACAGTGCCATTGAAATAGACCTGACCGGTCAAATCTGCGCCGACACCATCGGCAGTCGCCAATACTCTGGGGTCGGGGGCCAAATGGATTTCATTCGTGGGGCATCGCTTTCAAAAGGCGGCAAACCTATTTTCGCCATGCCCTCACTTACGGCAAAAGGCGTTTCCAAAATTACGCCCTTTCTAAAACAGGGTGCCGGGGTTACTACGACCAGGGCTCACGTACACTATGTTGTAACCGAATACGGTGTGGCCAATCTCTTCGGAAAAAACCTAAAGGAAAGGGCACAGGCCCTAATTGCCATAGCCCATCCCGACTTTAGGGAAGAATTGGAAAAGGCCACGTACGAACGCTTCAAGAACTAA
- a CDS encoding vanadium-dependent haloperoxidase — protein MKRILTLALTLGLLYSGVIFAQKNQEEPRGTENVAYQWGKMALDATASDTERFKPRPTITSRYLGLIFVSIFDAWSRYDESAIPVYLNDVDRRPANERNLKNKEIAISYAAFGAMKEYYFSDTEMFRKLMADLGLDPDNTSMDPTTPEGVGNLAAKATIEARKNDGSNQYGEAKGANGEPYSDYTNYSPVNTADENTDINRWQPKYFSDGKGGQYAPGCLTPYWQKVKPIALTSADQFRPGPPPLVGSKQLKKEVKEVVDLQAHLSDEEKALVEFMRDGPQSVQQAGHWLKFAQDVSRRDNHTLDEDVKMYFLTEITAMDAFIASWDSKMFYDYARPYALVHEYYKDKTIKAWAGPGKGVIKMKGQEWRPYSPDIFLCPPFPSYTSGHSTISGGCAEVLRLFTGSEHFGESVKLVAGSMTELDSAHYGKTVTIHFPTFTETANMAGMSRVMGGYHIQADNIAGLQLGRDVASQAWKFYNKHLGQ, from the coding sequence ATGAAGCGTATTTTAACCTTGGCCCTTACGTTGGGTCTACTATATTCCGGTGTCATCTTTGCCCAGAAAAACCAAGAAGAACCAAGAGGAACGGAGAATGTTGCCTACCAATGGGGGAAAATGGCCTTAGATGCTACGGCCTCCGATACGGAAAGGTTCAAGCCACGCCCCACCATTACCTCACGCTATCTAGGCTTGATCTTTGTTTCCATTTTTGACGCCTGGTCTCGTTATGACGAAAGTGCCATACCCGTTTATTTGAACGACGTAGACCGCAGGCCCGCCAATGAGCGCAACCTCAAGAACAAAGAAATCGCCATTAGTTATGCCGCTTTCGGGGCAATGAAGGAGTACTACTTTTCAGACACCGAAATGTTCAGAAAGCTCATGGCCGACCTAGGGCTTGACCCCGACAATACCTCAATGGACCCGACCACACCCGAGGGCGTTGGCAATTTGGCCGCCAAGGCCACCATTGAGGCCAGAAAAAATGACGGCAGTAACCAATATGGTGAAGCTAAAGGCGCAAACGGCGAACCCTATTCAGACTACACCAATTACAGCCCCGTAAACACGGCGGACGAGAACACCGATATCAACAGATGGCAACCCAAGTATTTCTCTGATGGAAAAGGTGGACAATATGCCCCTGGCTGCCTTACGCCCTATTGGCAAAAAGTAAAGCCCATTGCATTAACCTCAGCCGACCAATTTAGACCCGGACCACCGCCCTTGGTAGGCTCCAAGCAGTTGAAAAAAGAAGTCAAAGAGGTAGTTGATTTGCAGGCCCATCTTTCCGACGAAGAAAAAGCTTTGGTAGAATTTATGAGAGACGGGCCCCAATCGGTACAACAAGCGGGCCACTGGCTGAAGTTCGCGCAAGATGTTTCCCGAAGAGACAACCATACGCTAGACGAAGATGTAAAAATGTATTTCTTGACCGAGATTACGGCTATGGACGCCTTTATTGCTTCATGGGACTCCAAAATGTTCTATGATTACGCAAGACCCTATGCCTTGGTACACGAATACTACAAAGACAAGACCATAAAAGCCTGGGCCGGCCCCGGCAAAGGCGTTATTAAAATGAAAGGCCAGGAATGGCGTCCCTATTCCCCAGATATCTTTCTATGCCCTCCCTTCCCTAGCTATACTTCCGGACACAGTACCATTAGTGGAGGCTGCGCCGAAGTACTACGCCTTTTTACGGGAAGCGAACATTTTGGCGAATCCGTAAAACTCGTAGCAGGCTCTATGACCGAACTCGACTCCGCCCATTATGGAAAAACCGTAACCATACACTTCCCAACATTTACCGAAACCGCAAATATGGCCGGTATGTCAAGGGTTATGGGAGGCTACCATATACAGGCCGATAATATAGCAGGCTTACAATTGGGGCGTGATGTTGCATCCCAAGCCTGGAAATTCTACAACAAACACCTAGGTCAATAG
- a CDS encoding sulfite exporter TauE/SafE family protein, with product MILSAVVLGLMGSLHCVGMCGPIAFMLPVDRSNEFKKFGQIFIYHLGRLMAYGIIGVVFGLLGKGLSIFGMQQKLSIIIGVLMILVILIPYKTFNKYNLSKPIYKMVSKVKNRLGKELKKKSPDTFLTIGFLNGFLPCGLVYMALFGAIAMGNAVQGGLYMMLFGLGTLPLMTVAIYFSGLLKGGIRQKVRKAIPVFVVIIGLLFILRGLGLGIPYVSPAPITEMASSAIECQN from the coding sequence ATGATTTTATCTGCCGTCGTTTTAGGTCTTATGGGAAGCTTGCACTGCGTGGGTATGTGCGGTCCTATAGCCTTTATGCTTCCGGTAGATCGGTCAAATGAGTTTAAAAAATTCGGCCAGATATTCATTTATCACTTGGGCCGGCTCATGGCCTACGGTATTATCGGGGTAGTATTCGGTCTTCTCGGCAAAGGACTTTCCATTTTCGGGATGCAGCAGAAGCTTTCCATCATCATTGGGGTTTTAATGATCCTGGTCATCTTGATTCCCTATAAAACTTTCAACAAATACAATCTATCGAAGCCTATTTACAAAATGGTTTCAAAAGTCAAGAACCGATTGGGAAAGGAGCTCAAGAAAAAATCGCCCGACACCTTCCTGACCATAGGCTTCCTTAACGGCTTTTTACCTTGCGGCCTGGTCTATATGGCACTCTTTGGGGCCATTGCCATGGGGAATGCCGTACAGGGCGGTCTTTATATGATGTTGTTCGGTTTAGGTACCCTGCCCTTAATGACCGTCGCCATATATTTTAGTGGCCTATTGAAAGGCGGTATACGTCAGAAAGTACGCAAGGCCATTCCGGTTTTTGTCGTCATCATCGGTTTACTATTTATTCTTAGGGGCCTAGGCCTGGGCATCCCGTATGTATCGCCAGCACCCATTACGGAAATGGCTTCAAGTGCCATAGAGTGCCAAAACTAA
- a CDS encoding FixH family protein produces the protein MKINWGTGIVIAFVGFISFILFFVIRMTTSHNANHDLVTEEYYKAELGYQKEIDAEQNALNASEQIELKKSPDGLLVIFPEGYDNTNVSGNVSLYRPSNKHLDFNLPLSLSNSHLLIPDKRLLDGRWDITISWKHQGKDFMHKESITF, from the coding sequence ATGAAAATAAATTGGGGTACGGGTATCGTAATAGCTTTTGTTGGCTTCATCAGTTTTATACTGTTCTTCGTGATACGAATGACCACGAGCCACAATGCTAACCATGATTTGGTAACCGAAGAATATTACAAGGCCGAACTGGGCTATCAAAAAGAGATCGACGCGGAACAAAATGCCCTTAACGCTAGCGAACAAATAGAATTAAAAAAATCGCCTGACGGATTACTGGTTATTTTCCCCGAAGGATATGACAATACGAACGTATCAGGCAATGTGTCCCTATACAGACCATCCAATAAGCACTTGGATTTCAACTTACCTTTAAGTTTATCCAATTCACATTTGCTCATACCTGACAAACGCCTGTTGGATGGTCGCTGGGACATAACCATATCTTGGAAACACCAAGGCAAGGATTTTATGCACAAGGAAAGTATAACCTTTTAA